A window from Listeria seeligeri serovar 1/2b str. SLCC3954 encodes these proteins:
- the kdpC gene encoding K(+)-transporting ATPase subunit C: MKKLMQIWKPAVISFIILTFVCGVVYPGVVTIISAVAFQDKANGSIIEGEQGKVGSKEIGQTFTKPEYLIGRAASDGAATNLNPTSEEQKQLVEKRIAWWHKLDPTNNRAIPMDLVTASASGVDPDISKAAAAYQVDRISKVRGIPTKVVKDIIAENTSERLLGFWGEPTVNVLQVNLALDNLKM, translated from the coding sequence ATGAAAAAATTGATGCAAATTTGGAAGCCAGCAGTAATAAGCTTCATCATTTTAACATTTGTATGTGGTGTTGTTTATCCCGGTGTCGTAACAATTATTTCAGCTGTAGCTTTTCAGGACAAAGCAAATGGCAGTATAATAGAAGGGGAACAGGGAAAAGTTGGTTCTAAGGAAATTGGTCAAACATTTACGAAGCCTGAATATTTGATTGGGCGAGCAGCGAGCGATGGTGCTGCAACGAACTTAAACCCAACTAGCGAAGAACAAAAGCAATTAGTCGAAAAAAGAATTGCTTGGTGGCATAAGCTTGATCCAACAAACAACCGAGCTATCCCGATGGACCTAGTCACAGCATCTGCAAGTGGCGTTGATCCAGATATTTCAAAAGCAGCAGCAGCCTATCAAGTAGACCGTATTTCCAAGGTTCGCGGAATTCCTACAAAAGTAGTAAAAGATATAATTGCTGAAAATACGAGCGAACGATTACTTGGATTTTGGGGTGAACCTACTGTAAACGTATTACAAGTTAATTTGGCATTAGATAATTTGAAAATGTAA
- the kdpA gene encoding potassium-transporting ATPase subunit KdpA: protein MKYILMQDVFFLLLLLALAVPLGIYMYKVMIGEKVFLSKVLEPVERFTYRLMGVSGTGMSAKRYAVSVVAFSATSFLFLMAVLMLQGFLPLNPEKMGGLSFSLAFNTAASFVSNTNWQAYSGEAALSYFSQSIGLTVQNFVSAATGIAVLFAVIRGFIWKKEKTIGNFWQDLFRVTLYILLPLSLILAILLVSQGVVQSFADYSVVETVENGAKQLIPLGPAASQIAIKQLGTNGGGFFGANSAFPFENPSSFTNLIEMLAILLIPVALVVMFGRAVKDSKQGRAIMTAMMIVFVVGLVAITISEQFAGPSYSGVMSSGSMEGKEVRFGVGGSSLFAASTTAASNGAVNTMHDSLTPLGGLVPMFFMQLGEVIFGGVGSGLYGMIGFIILTVFIAGLLVGRTPEYLGKKIEPYDMKMVCLLILVPPLLTLFGTAVAVMMPSVQASVSASGAHGFSEVLYAFTSMGNNNGSAFAGFAADTTFTNIVGGAMMLLARFIPLIAALYLAQNMAGKSPVAASSGTLSTKNGMFIGLLIGVVVLVGALSFLPALALGPIADFFTTFK, encoded by the coding sequence ATGAAGTATATATTGATGCAAGATGTATTTTTTCTTCTATTATTGTTAGCTTTAGCAGTGCCACTTGGAATCTACATGTATAAGGTAATGATTGGTGAGAAAGTATTTTTATCAAAAGTGTTAGAACCAGTAGAACGATTTACTTATCGTTTAATGGGAGTAAGTGGCACGGGAATGTCGGCAAAGAGGTACGCTGTTTCTGTAGTTGCTTTTAGTGCTACTAGCTTTTTGTTTTTGATGGCAGTTTTGATGTTACAAGGCTTTTTACCGCTAAATCCGGAAAAAATGGGTGGACTTAGTTTTAGTCTTGCTTTTAATACGGCTGCGAGTTTTGTTTCTAATACGAACTGGCAAGCATATTCTGGAGAGGCAGCTTTGTCCTATTTTTCTCAATCAATTGGCTTAACTGTACAGAATTTTGTTTCAGCTGCAACAGGAATTGCTGTTTTATTTGCGGTAATTCGGGGCTTTATATGGAAGAAAGAGAAAACAATTGGCAATTTTTGGCAAGATTTATTTAGGGTGACGCTATATATATTACTACCGCTTTCGCTTATTTTGGCTATTCTTTTAGTGTCACAAGGAGTCGTGCAATCGTTCGCTGATTACTCGGTAGTAGAAACGGTTGAAAATGGAGCGAAACAGTTGATTCCACTTGGACCAGCTGCCAGTCAAATTGCGATTAAACAGCTAGGAACGAATGGTGGTGGCTTTTTCGGAGCTAATTCAGCTTTTCCGTTCGAAAATCCATCTAGTTTTACTAATTTAATAGAAATGCTCGCAATTTTGTTAATCCCCGTGGCGCTGGTTGTTATGTTTGGGCGTGCGGTGAAAGATAGCAAGCAAGGACGTGCAATTATGACAGCAATGATGATTGTTTTTGTTGTTGGCTTGGTTGCGATTACTATTTCAGAACAATTTGCTGGTCCTAGTTATTCGGGAGTTATGTCTTCTGGAAGTATGGAAGGAAAAGAAGTGCGATTTGGAGTTGGTGGATCGAGTTTATTTGCTGCTTCAACTACAGCAGCCTCCAATGGGGCGGTCAATACAATGCATGATAGTCTGACGCCGCTTGGGGGATTAGTCCCGATGTTCTTTATGCAGCTCGGTGAAGTTATTTTTGGCGGAGTTGGTAGTGGGCTTTATGGGATGATTGGTTTTATTATTTTGACGGTATTTATCGCAGGACTTTTAGTTGGGCGGACGCCGGAATACCTAGGTAAGAAAATTGAGCCATATGATATGAAAATGGTTTGTTTGCTGATTTTAGTTCCACCACTTTTAACTTTGTTTGGTACGGCGGTTGCAGTAATGATGCCTAGTGTGCAGGCTTCGGTTTCGGCGAGTGGTGCGCATGGTTTTTCAGAAGTTTTGTATGCTTTTACCTCAATGGGAAACAATAACGGTAGTGCTTTTGCTGGGTTTGCGGCAGATACGACGTTTACGAATATAGTTGGTGGAGCAATGATGTTACTCGCTCGGTTTATTCCACTTATTGCCGCACTTTACTTGGCGCAAAATATGGCAGGGAAAAGCCCGGTTGCAGCAAGTAGTGGAACGTTATCAACAAAAAATGGCATGTTTATTGGGCTGCTAATTGGCGTGGTGGTCTTAGTGGGTGCGCTTAGTTTCTTACCAGCACTTGCGCTTGGACCAATTGCGGACTTCTTTACAACTTTCAAATGA
- the kdpB gene encoding potassium-transporting ATPase subunit KdpB, whose translation MMEKGIWKDALIQSTKKLSPKLQVKNPVMLLVYVGAILATGLYFLGFWGISDEKAGYTLAIALILWFTVLFANFAEAIAEGRGRAQADSLKLARKDVLARKLKTVSDKSDVIEVASNDLKKGDIVYVLANEQIPMDGEVIEGAASVDESAITGESAPVIRESGGDRSAVTGGTTLVSDWLVIEVTAVSGESFLDKMIAMVEGASRKKTPNEIALQILLVTLSIIFLAVSATLLPFTDFASKQAGSGSAISITNVIALLVCLAPTTIGALLSSIGIAGMSRLNQANVLAMSGRAIEAAGDVDVLLLDKTGTITLGNRKASEFLPVDGVTEKELADAAQLSSIADETAEGRSIVVLAKERFDIRGRDFAEMHAEFVPFTATTRMSGINYQENTIRKGAADAVRTYVTKNGGTYPKECDAIVNKVANAGGTPLVVARNNKVLGVIYLKDIVKNGVKERFLDLRKMGIKTIMITGDNPMTAAAIAAEAGVDDFLAEATPEAKLELIRKYQQEGHLVAMTGDGTNDAPALAQADVAVAMNTGTQAAKEAGNMVDLDSSPTKLIDIVRIGKQLLMTRGALTTFSVANDLAKYFAIIPVLFYGIFPELAALNLMGLTSPTSAILSAIIYNAVIIIALIPLSLKGVKYREMPAGKLLSRNMLIYGLGGLIAPFIAIKLIDMLLTILGIV comes from the coding sequence ATGATGGAAAAAGGTATTTGGAAAGATGCGCTAATTCAGTCAACGAAAAAATTGTCTCCGAAGTTACAAGTGAAAAATCCAGTGATGTTACTCGTTTATGTGGGTGCAATTTTGGCGACAGGGCTTTATTTTCTTGGCTTTTGGGGGATTTCAGATGAAAAAGCGGGTTATACACTCGCGATTGCGCTAATTTTGTGGTTTACCGTGTTATTTGCGAATTTTGCAGAGGCGATTGCGGAAGGCCGAGGTCGCGCACAGGCAGATAGTTTGAAGCTAGCTCGAAAAGATGTACTTGCTCGGAAATTGAAGACCGTGAGCGACAAATCGGATGTTATCGAAGTAGCGTCTAATGATTTGAAAAAAGGCGATATTGTTTACGTGCTAGCGAATGAGCAGATACCGATGGACGGGGAAGTTATTGAAGGAGCTGCTTCGGTTGACGAAAGTGCAATAACCGGGGAATCAGCGCCAGTAATTCGCGAGTCTGGTGGAGATAGAAGTGCTGTGACAGGCGGGACAACCCTTGTTTCGGATTGGCTTGTTATTGAAGTAACAGCAGTTTCTGGGGAAAGTTTCTTAGATAAAATGATTGCGATGGTTGAAGGTGCTTCGCGGAAAAAAACACCAAATGAAATTGCGTTACAGATTTTGTTAGTGACACTGTCGATTATTTTTCTAGCGGTTTCAGCAACTCTTTTGCCATTTACAGATTTTGCGAGTAAACAAGCGGGATCTGGGTCAGCGATTTCGATTACAAATGTGATTGCTTTGCTCGTTTGTTTGGCGCCAACAACAATTGGTGCGCTACTTTCTTCTATTGGAATTGCTGGGATGAGTCGTTTAAATCAGGCAAATGTCTTAGCGATGAGCGGTCGGGCAATTGAAGCAGCGGGCGACGTCGATGTGCTGTTGTTAGATAAAACAGGAACAATTACGCTTGGAAATCGGAAAGCTAGTGAATTTTTGCCAGTAGATGGGGTGACAGAGAAAGAACTAGCAGATGCGGCTCAACTTTCTTCTATTGCCGATGAAACTGCGGAAGGCCGGAGCATAGTTGTGCTAGCGAAAGAACGGTTCGATATCCGCGGTCGAGATTTTGCTGAAATGCATGCGGAATTCGTTCCATTCACAGCAACAACCCGAATGAGCGGAATCAATTATCAAGAAAATACGATTCGAAAAGGTGCCGCAGATGCGGTTCGGACGTATGTAACGAAAAATGGTGGAACGTATCCCAAAGAATGTGATGCGATAGTTAATAAAGTCGCTAACGCTGGTGGAACTCCGCTTGTTGTAGCTCGTAATAACAAAGTGCTTGGCGTTATTTATTTAAAAGATATTGTGAAAAACGGTGTGAAAGAACGTTTCCTTGATTTACGAAAAATGGGTATAAAAACAATTATGATCACCGGTGATAATCCGATGACCGCCGCAGCCATCGCAGCAGAAGCCGGAGTAGATGACTTTCTCGCAGAAGCCACTCCGGAAGCGAAACTAGAGTTGATTCGTAAATATCAACAAGAGGGACATTTAGTTGCGATGACTGGTGATGGAACAAATGATGCGCCGGCACTTGCACAAGCGGATGTAGCTGTGGCGATGAATACTGGGACACAAGCTGCAAAAGAAGCAGGGAACATGGTTGACCTTGATTCTAGTCCAACAAAATTAATTGATATCGTCCGGATTGGTAAACAGCTTTTAATGACGCGAGGTGCGCTAACTACTTTTAGTGTGGCTAATGATTTAGCTAAATACTTTGCGATTATTCCAGTGCTTTTTTATGGGATATTCCCAGAACTTGCGGCGCTAAATTTAATGGGGCTAACTAGTCCAACAAGCGCAATTTTATCAGCGATTATCTACAATGCCGTCATTATCATCGCTTTAATCCCGCTATCTTTAAAAGGGGTTAAGTACCGAGAAATGCCAGCTGGAAAGTTACTTAGTCGTAACATGTTGATTTACGGTTTGGGTGGATTGATTGCACCGTTTATTGCGATTAAATTGATTGATATGTTATTAACTATTTTAGGAATCGTATAG
- a CDS encoding potassium-transporting ATPase subunit F: protein MGVVLVIAGIIGLGLLVYLFYVLFRGENL from the coding sequence ATGGGTGTTGTTCTAGTTATTGCTGGAATAATCGGTTTAGGCTTGTTGGTATATTTATTCTATGTGTTATTTCGAGGTGAAAATTTATGA
- a CDS encoding PTS lactose/cellobiose transporter subunit IIA: MDLEQTIMSLIVFGGNAKSDAMLAIDSAKKGDFAQADEQIAQAEQALLEAHHSQTKLIQGEARGEKTEVSLLLVHAQDHLMNAITFKDLAKEIVDLYKNK; encoded by the coding sequence ATGGATTTAGAACAAACAATTATGAGCTTGATCGTGTTCGGTGGTAATGCTAAAAGTGACGCTATGTTAGCAATTGATTCCGCTAAAAAAGGCGATTTTGCCCAAGCAGACGAACAAATCGCGCAAGCTGAACAAGCACTACTTGAAGCGCATCATTCTCAAACAAAACTTATACAAGGTGAAGCACGTGGCGAAAAAACAGAAGTATCCCTTCTACTCGTTCACGCACAAGATCACTTAATGAATGCAATTACTTTCAAAGATTTAGCGAAAGAAATTGTTGACCTGTATAAAAACAAATAA
- a CDS encoding FtsW/RodA/SpoVE family cell cycle protein: protein MKRELLYNRIILFVFLLSLVSCVAIYYAQQTNQYNTNFVGMQLVFLTIGVAACFGVSRLPVEFLRHQAIWLYLVMVILLLGILIPNPLVQNINGATRWYRFGGFSMQPSEITKSIFIFVLAHFAVKFEAQKWKQLGILAVLTGVVLLLIMKQPDLGTTIVYGITALAIILLAIKSTKLMVSLITVLLGVAVTGMYLVVYHISALEKLGFHAYQFARIQAWLDPTKDPDSVYQLNLSMKAVGSGMLTGSSGTNAYIPESHTDMIFSTIGHQFGFIGVSVLLLLFMLLIHQLIMAALMMKNTFSSLVLAGFAVSFAFNIFENIGMTIGLMPLTGIPLPFISYGGSSVLGNFIAIGVVLAVIRSDANLTE, encoded by the coding sequence ATGAAACGAGAATTGCTATATAACCGAATTATTTTGTTTGTTTTTCTTTTGTCATTAGTTAGTTGTGTGGCGATTTATTATGCACAGCAAACGAACCAATATAATACTAATTTTGTCGGGATGCAATTAGTGTTTTTAACGATTGGAGTGGCTGCCTGCTTTGGTGTTTCGCGGCTTCCGGTTGAATTTTTGCGACATCAAGCGATTTGGCTTTATTTAGTGATGGTGATTTTACTTCTGGGAATACTCATTCCTAATCCTTTAGTGCAAAATATTAATGGAGCAACTCGTTGGTATCGCTTTGGCGGATTTTCAATGCAACCTTCTGAAATTACTAAATCCATTTTTATCTTTGTGTTAGCCCATTTTGCTGTGAAATTTGAAGCACAAAAATGGAAGCAGCTAGGCATTCTTGCAGTTTTAACAGGTGTTGTGTTACTACTAATTATGAAACAGCCTGATCTTGGTACTACGATTGTTTACGGAATAACTGCCCTTGCGATTATTTTGTTAGCGATAAAATCAACAAAATTAATGGTCAGCTTGATTACGGTTTTGCTAGGGGTTGCGGTTACAGGAATGTACTTAGTGGTGTATCATATTTCTGCTCTAGAAAAATTGGGTTTTCATGCTTACCAATTTGCACGTATTCAGGCTTGGCTTGACCCAACAAAGGATCCGGATTCAGTGTATCAACTAAATTTATCAATGAAAGCAGTTGGTTCTGGGATGCTTACGGGTAGTTCAGGTACGAATGCGTATATTCCAGAAAGCCATACAGATATGATTTTTAGCACGATTGGGCATCAGTTTGGTTTTATTGGTGTCAGTGTACTCTTACTTTTGTTTATGCTACTAATTCATCAATTAATTATGGCGGCATTAATGATGAAAAATACGTTTTCTTCCCTAGTTTTGGCCGGATTTGCAGTGAGTTTCGCTTTTAACATTTTTGAAAATATTGGAATGACGATTGGCTTAATGCCTTTAACGGGGATTCCGTTACCTTTTATTAGTTATGGTGGGAGTTCGGTACTCGGGAATTTCATTGCTATCGGGGTGGTTTTAGCGGTTATTCGTTCTGATGCAAATTTAACGGAATAA
- a CDS encoding PTS sugar transporter subunit IIB produces the protein MKTIMLVCSAGMSTSLLVTKMEKAAEAQGLEAKIFAVAEAEASNHLDEIDVLLLGPQVRFLEGNMKKKLEPKGIPLAVINSVDYGMMKGDKVLEQALDLMK, from the coding sequence ATGAAAACAATCATGCTAGTATGTTCAGCAGGTATGTCTACCAGCTTATTAGTTACCAAAATGGAAAAAGCAGCAGAAGCTCAAGGTTTAGAAGCAAAAATCTTTGCCGTTGCTGAAGCAGAAGCATCCAACCATTTAGACGAAATTGATGTTTTACTACTTGGACCTCAAGTGCGTTTCTTAGAAGGAAACATGAAGAAAAAATTAGAGCCAAAAGGTATTCCGCTAGCTGTTATCAACAGTGTTGACTACGGAATGATGAAAGGCGACAAAGTTTTAGAACAAGCATTAGATTTAATGAAGTAA
- a CDS encoding FtsW/RodA/SpoVE family cell cycle protein, with the protein MRGARLLFITYLLLAVWSLLLVYSTSYGVAIMRYKVEPSYFFNRQLLFYGLGLLGLLICSRLNVKLFYHRYTLRILAGTLLGLLALVLVTGSATNNAQRWLSILGVTFQPTEMVKLLLILVMATVLMKKGCGQRVQYWLLGFVFLTVALVFLQPDLGTALILGVIGVAVFLTSGVGLSRLVRVAIGVFIFVLFAAVIIYLFHPDFFSSSKLGRFAYLDPFNTDNLDASYQLRNGYFAIGSGGIFGNGLGGSIQKLGYLPEPHTDFIMTIIAEELGVFGVIWTIFLLMLLVFTILYIGVRSPFIFDSLVCIGVATWISVQTFLNLGGVSGIIPLTGVPLPFISYGGSSVIMLSCAVGFVLAAARRNGLAKARKVVYL; encoded by the coding sequence ATGCGGGGCGCTCGATTGCTCTTTATAACGTATTTACTCCTCGCCGTTTGGAGTCTGCTTTTAGTTTATAGCACGAGTTACGGAGTTGCAATTATGCGCTACAAAGTGGAGCCAAGTTATTTCTTTAACAGACAACTGCTCTTTTATGGTCTTGGGCTTCTAGGGTTATTAATTTGTTCTCGTCTCAATGTAAAACTATTTTATCATAGATACACATTACGGATTTTGGCTGGAACATTACTTGGTTTGCTAGCTTTAGTACTTGTGACTGGGAGTGCGACGAATAATGCGCAAAGATGGCTCTCAATTCTTGGCGTGACCTTTCAACCAACTGAAATGGTGAAGTTATTGCTAATACTCGTGATGGCTACTGTTCTTATGAAAAAAGGTTGCGGCCAGAGAGTGCAGTATTGGTTGTTAGGGTTTGTGTTTTTGACCGTTGCGCTAGTATTTTTACAACCTGACCTTGGCACAGCGCTTATTTTAGGTGTCATTGGTGTTGCGGTGTTTTTAACGAGCGGAGTCGGGCTCTCACGGCTTGTCCGGGTGGCGATTGGTGTATTTATCTTTGTGCTATTTGCTGCAGTAATTATCTATTTATTTCACCCGGATTTCTTTAGTTCTTCAAAATTAGGGCGATTTGCTTATCTAGATCCATTCAACACAGATAATCTTGATGCTTCCTACCAACTAAGAAATGGCTACTTTGCGATTGGGAGTGGTGGTATATTTGGAAATGGGCTTGGGGGGAGTATTCAGAAGCTTGGATATTTACCTGAGCCGCATACAGATTTTATTATGACAATTATTGCGGAAGAACTTGGCGTATTTGGGGTTATTTGGACGATTTTTTTACTAATGTTGCTCGTGTTTACGATCCTTTATATTGGAGTTCGCAGTCCATTTATCTTTGACTCGCTTGTGTGTATTGGTGTTGCTACGTGGATTTCTGTGCAGACGTTTTTGAATTTGGGTGGAGTGAGTGGGATTATTCCGCTTACTGGAGTGCCATTACCATTTATAAGTTACGGCGGAAGTTCGGTGATAATGCTTTCTTGTGCGGTGGGATTTGTACTAGCTGCAGCAAGGCGAAATGGCTTAGCTAAAGCGAGAAAGGTCGTGTATTTATGA
- a CDS encoding PTS sugar transporter subunit IIC, which translates to MNGFIAFMEKYFIPYAAKIGGQRHLVAIRDGFITTMPLMILGSFAVLINNFPIPAYQRFMNNLFGEGTWQAFGGNVWNGTFAILALLIAFTVAYNLAKSYDKDALSSGVVSVASFFTIGAIAPGADGVANTGGLGSTGLFLALIIALISTEIFTRLSGSPKLIINMPDGVPPAVSRSFAALFPAMITVSIFGLITAFFQAAGVTNLVISFYELVQEPFMGLANSLPAALILAFVSAFLWFFGLHGANIIDPFMQTINIPAIEANVKALEAGKELPYIVNKPFFDSFVNLGGTGATIGLIIAIFIVARKHKAYMTVSKLSAAPGLFNINEPMMFGLPIVLNPIMFIPYILAPLVLVTVAYFATAIGWVPACTIVTPWTTPPIIGGALATQSIAGGVLAAVNLGLSILIFLPFAKIAQIQELRREKEALAAEGVTAE; encoded by the coding sequence ATGAATGGTTTTATCGCATTTATGGAGAAATATTTCATTCCCTACGCAGCCAAAATTGGTGGACAACGTCATTTAGTAGCAATCCGTGATGGTTTTATCACAACAATGCCTCTAATGATTCTAGGGTCTTTCGCCGTTTTAATTAACAACTTCCCGATTCCTGCATACCAAAGATTTATGAATAACTTATTTGGTGAAGGAACTTGGCAAGCATTCGGCGGAAACGTTTGGAACGGTACTTTTGCTATCTTAGCATTACTTATCGCTTTCACTGTTGCTTACAACTTAGCGAAATCATACGACAAAGATGCTTTATCTTCTGGTGTTGTATCTGTTGCTTCTTTCTTCACTATTGGCGCAATTGCTCCAGGTGCAGACGGCGTAGCTAACACTGGTGGTTTAGGATCAACTGGTCTTTTCCTAGCATTAATTATTGCACTTATTTCTACTGAGATTTTCACTCGTTTGAGCGGAAGTCCAAAACTAATTATCAACATGCCTGATGGTGTTCCACCGGCAGTTTCTCGTTCATTCGCAGCTTTATTCCCTGCAATGATCACTGTTTCAATCTTTGGTCTTATCACTGCGTTCTTCCAAGCAGCTGGTGTGACTAACCTAGTTATTTCTTTCTACGAATTAGTACAAGAACCTTTCATGGGCCTTGCGAACTCCTTGCCAGCAGCACTTATCTTGGCATTCGTTTCTGCTTTCCTTTGGTTCTTTGGTTTACACGGTGCGAACATTATCGACCCGTTCATGCAAACAATTAACATTCCAGCTATCGAAGCTAACGTAAAAGCACTAGAAGCAGGAAAAGAACTTCCTTACATCGTTAACAAACCTTTCTTTGACTCTTTCGTTAACTTAGGCGGAACTGGGGCAACTATCGGTTTAATCATTGCTATCTTTATCGTAGCTCGTAAACATAAAGCGTACATGACAGTTTCTAAATTGTCTGCAGCGCCAGGTCTTTTCAACATTAATGAACCAATGATGTTTGGTCTTCCAATCGTCTTGAATCCAATTATGTTCATTCCGTATATCTTGGCACCACTTGTACTTGTAACTGTAGCGTACTTTGCAACAGCTATTGGTTGGGTACCAGCTTGTACTATCGTAACTCCTTGGACTACACCACCAATTATCGGTGGAGCACTTGCAACACAAAGTATCGCTGGTGGCGTACTTGCAGCTGTAAACTTAGGATTATCTATTCTAATCTTCCTTCCATTCGCGAAAATTGCTCAAATCCAAGAGCTACGTCGTGAAAAAGAAGCACTTGCTGCTGAAGGCGTTACTGCAGAATAA